From Coffea arabica cultivar ET-39 chromosome 9c, Coffea Arabica ET-39 HiFi, whole genome shotgun sequence, one genomic window encodes:
- the LOC113708501 gene encoding probable protein phosphatase 2C 60 → MLSGLMNFLRACFWPRTDRYVHSGSDTIGRQDGLLWYKDTGQHVNGEFSMAVVQANNLLEDQSQLESGCLSLLDSGPHGTFVGIYDGHGGPETSRFINEHLFQHLKRFTSEQQSISVEVIRKAFQATEEGFISVVTRNWPMKPQIAAVGSCCLVGIICSGTLYIANLGDSRAVLGRLVKATGEVLPIQLSSEHNASIESVRQELHSLHPDDSHIVVLKHNVWRVKGLIQVSRSIGDVYLKKAEFNREPLYAKFRLREPFRRPILSSEPSISVQQLQSHDQFIIFASDGLWEHLSNQEAVDIVQNHPRNGSARRLVKAALQEAAKKREMRYSDLKKIDRGVRRHFHDDITVVVVFLDSHLVSRASSVKIPNLSVKGGGVNLPLNTLAPCAMPTEVGSA, encoded by the exons ATGTTATCTGGGTTAATGAACTTTTTGAGGGCCTGCTTTTGGCCAAGAACAGATCGATATGTTCATTCAGGTTCAGATACCATTGGTCGTCAAGACGGGCTTTTGTGGTATAAGGATACAGGGCAACATGTTAATGGAGAGTTCTCCATGGCTGTAGTTCAGGCTAATAATTTACTTGAGGATCAGAGCCAACTTGAATCAGGCTGCTTGAGCTTGCTTGATTCAGGACCTCATGGTACCTTCGTGGGGATTTATGACGGGCATGGTGGCCCTGAGACGTCCCGGTTCATCAATGAACACCTTTTTCAGCATCTCAAGA GGTTTACTTCTGAGCAACAGTCTATATCTGTGGAGGTAATACGGAAGGCTTTCCAAGCTACTGAAGAGGGTTTTATCTCTGTTGTCACAAGGAATTGGCCAATGAAGCCACAGATTGCAGCTGTTGGATCCTGCTGTCTGGTTGGAATAATCTGCAGTGGGACCCTTTATATTGCTAACCTTGGTGACTCCCGAGCTGTTTTGGGGAGATTAGTCAAGGCcacaggggaagtgctgcctaTTCAGCTGTCTTCTGAGCATAATGCTAGTATTGAGTCTGTGAGGCAGGAGCTGCATTCTTTGCACCCAGATGACTCACACATAGTTGTTCTAAAGCATAATGTCTGGCGAGTAAAGGGCCTCATCCAG GTTTCGAGATCTATTGGCGATGTTTATCTAAAAAAGGCTGAATTCAACAGGGAGCCATTATATGCAAAGTTTCGACTTCGTGAACCATTTAGAAGACCAATACTGAGCTCAGAACCATCAATCTCAGTGCAACAATTGCAATCAcatgaccaattcatcatattTGCATCTGATGGTCTCTGGGAACACCTCAGTAACCAGGAGGCTGTTGATATAGTTCAAAATCATCCACGAAAT GGGAGTGCTCGGAGGTTAGTGAAGGCTGCATTACAAGAAGCAGCAAAAAAGAGGGAAATGAGGTACTCAGACCTGAAGAAAATTGACCGCGGAGTCCGTCGGCATTTCCACGATGACATCACGGTGGTGGTTGTGTTTCTTGACTCGCATCTTGTGAGCAGAGCCAGCTCCGTCAAGATTCCTAATCTATCGGTGAAGGGGGGTGGCGTCAATCTCCCACTAAACACTCTGGCTCCTTGTGCCATGCCAACCGAAGTTGGCTCAGCTTGA